The Opitutales bacterium DNA window GGCGCGTAGGTATTGTTCTCTGACTATTCATCGATCAACCAATTTTAAATATACAAAAGTGTTGATAAATAAAGATCCATTATTTTATAAACTCAATTGTTTATGAAAAGAAACCAATCTTGGACTCGAATCGGCACCCTCGATACCATCCCGGAATCTGAACCTCATCTTGTAACCGTGGGTGAACGGCGACTTATGGTATACCGTGACGGCGAGCACATTCGCGCCCTAGACAACCGCTGTCCGCACATGGGATTCCCTCTAAACAAGGGGGAGATAAAAGACGGAGTTGTAACCTGCTACTGGCACCATGCTCGTTTCGATGGAGACTCTGGATGCGCTTTCGATCTATTTGCCGACGATATACCCGTTTTTGATACGCGGGTAGATAACGATTCGGTATTCATCGCAAATAGTCCCCGTCATACGCCCGACAAGGCTTACTACGTAAAGCGATTGAACAAAGGGATGGAACAAAACATACCCATCATTATCGCCAAGAGCGTGGTTGGACTCCTCGGGCTAAATGTCACCATCGGTGAATTGGTAGAACTACTCACCGAATTCGGACAGAAAAACCATGAAAACTGGTCTTCGGGTATGACCATGGTCGTTATGGCCGCGAACCTTTGGCCCAGAATCTCACCTGAAACACGGACCTACTTCCTGGTGGAAGCGGCTCGGCAATTGGCAACCGATTGTCAAAATCGTTCATCTCGCCGAGATCGCCTCAGCATGAACGGTAATGATGCAGACTTGGAGCGTCTGCGCACATGGCTCAAAAAATGGGTGCAAGTGCGCCACCGCGACGGTGCCGAGCGCACCCTACTTACCGCTGCGGAGCGTGTGGGTGTGGATGGTATCAACGAACTCTTGGCCGACGGTGTAAATGACCGCTTCTGCTCAGACACTGGGCATACCTTCGACTTCACAAATAAAGCCTTACAGCTGATTTCTATGCTCGAAATCGACTCAGCACAGAAGGTTTTACCCGTAATCATACCGGAAATCACTCGAGCACGCGGCGCTGAAGAGTCGAGTGCTTGGCGATCCCCCATCGACCTGATCGAGCTAATCAAACGACATGAATGCGAGCTGAGGGAAATTGAAGCATACCGTTCAAATACCGAAGCCACACTCCAAAAAGACTTCCTTACGATCCTGTTGGAGGATCAGCCAAAGAAAATACTGGGGGCGATTTTAGAGCAGATCAAAGCCCGCGTAGATCCTTCACTCATCGCCCGCGAAATCGCGCATGCCGCCGCTATACGACTAGCCCATTTTCCAACGTCCAACGACATCAACGACTGGTTCAATCCGGCCCACACTCTCAATTTCGCACACGCCGTCCACTGTTTCATTCTACGCGCTGAAAGCCAGAGTTTCGCCACCTTGCGCGGCCTACTCACTGCCGCCATGGCAGTCTATCTAGATCGGTTTCTCAACATTCCTGCGGCGCGCCTACCCACCTCTGAGCGCGACATGGCCTCGCTTCCGAATAATGTCGAAGCACTCCTCAAAGGTCTAAGGGCATGCTTCGACTCCACCGATACCGCTATAGATGCCCCGCGATGGGCAGTCCGCTACCTGCGACTGGGACATCCAGAGTCGCTGCTGATCGATACCATCACCGACATCACGCTCCGTGAAGACCTGGATTTTCATAAGATCCAGAGTATCGAAGCCGTGGCCGAAGAATCGATGCTATGGCCAACAGGCTCTTCGGCCAAGGAACACCTTTACAAAGGAGCAATCCGCTATATCGCCGCACACTGTCCCACACGGCGTAGCCGCTCAAAAATAGCTCAAATCGCGATCCGGCTACAAGGTCGTGAGCCGATCCACAAATTCGAACAGCTGGCATAAGCTTTGTCCAAAATGAAAATCCACGTCATTTCCAGTAGCCTCAGCAACGAAAGTCGAAGTCGATCACTAGCACAGAGTTATCATAACTATTTAAAAACGCATTCCATCGATGGTGAAGTCATCGACCTACGGGATATCAATCCTCCCAATTTCGATCATTCCGAGATCTATGAGTCACGGGCTTATAAAGAGATTCACTCTAAAATAGATGAAGCTGACGGGGTAGTATTCGCGAGCCCGGTCTATAATTGGGGATGCTGCGCTGAGCTTAAAAAACTCATTGAATATGTGGGTTCGACTCCGAGAGACAGCTCAATACGCGGCGCCTTTTTCGACAAAGTCGTTACCTTTGTGAATGCTGCCGGTCTCCCACATAGCTATATGGCCTACACCTCACTCGCAAATTCCATGATGCTCGATTTCAAATGCATCATCAATCCCTACAACGTTTACGTCCACAACCGACATTGGGATGGAAATGACGCCCTAATAAATGATGCCCAAAAACGCATAGAAAAATCCGCCAAAGTAATGGCCGAACTCACCAGACTACTCCAAGCCCGGACATACAGGTCCAACTGGGAAATCTGAGCCAATCAAACCGGGAATATGGGGCGTAATTGAGGGGACGGGGAGTTCTTTGCACTGGATATACAACGATCACCGTAAAAGAGAGGAGCTATTACTCGCTATCCCTGTTACCCGTCGGTGCCCTTGTTGTGGTTGGGGCGCTCTGTCGGCTCGCGTCTTCGATTTGGATCGAGGTAGGGAGGGTCACGCACAATCGTTGTCGAGATCCCGTCGACTACGACAACGACCACGATAGCGACAATGAGACGAGATACGAAAACCGCTGGAGGGCGGTGCTTTGTCGCCGCCGGTGGCCTGTTGCTTGGGCGGTCGTTTCAATCGATACGCAACCCGCGAGCCGACAGAGCGGCTCAACAACAGAGGCAGTTGGAGCAATCTCCCCGCTGTTTCAATTGCACCCGGCAATATGTTCTATAAACGCCAACAATTGACAGCACAGCAACCCTCCGTCTTTCTCTAGCAATTTAAGTAAGACCTCTATCATGGCATCACCCACAGAAATTCGCAAAGGACGCGTCATGGATTACCAAGGCGCTCCCCATCTTGTTTTAGATATGCAACACCGGACCCAGGGCCGACAGGCCGGCTTTGTTCAAGTGACCTTGCGCAACATGAACACCGGAGCGAGCACGACGAATAAGTTTCGCACGACCGAAACCGTCGAGTTCATGCATACCGAACAACGTAAGCTGGAGTATTCCTACAAAGATGCAGACGGCTATCACTTCATGGACCCAGACACGTACGACGACATCATTTTCGACGAAGCCATGGTCAGCGAAGCCCTCGATTTCATGGTAGAAGGCAAAGAATATGACATTACGTATGTGGATGATAAACCGACTTCAATCAGCCTTCCTGCGTCTATAGAGATGAAAGTAGTCGAGAGCCCCGAGGGCGTGCGCGGCGACACCGCTTCCAATGTCCAAAAACCTGCCACCCTCGAGACCGGCCTCGTCGTCCAAGTCCCCCTGTTCATCAAGGAAGGCGAGATCATCAAGATCAACACCGAGTCAAAAGCATATGTGAGCCGGGCTTAAACTTCCGCGACTTGTAAGACCTCGAAAGACCACCCATCGTGCGGTGGTCTTTTTTTTGGCTATCCATCAATCGCCACCAGATCTTGGACGAAAACCTGCGACACAGAGATCCACCCGGATTGCTAAAATATTGCTTGAACTACTCATGATTGCCCCAGATTAGTGCGCGGCCGGAATAATCTGCCAGCCACACACTCAGAATTGCAGCCCTTACAATGATCTCCCAGCGCATTGTTATATCAACCATCACCGTTGCACTGATAATTGTTGGTACCCTGGGTTACAGCCTGATCACCGATTCGTTCGACACGGCCAGCCTAATCCGGGTTTTTCTACCCATTCTCCTCGGGGCGAGCGGACTAGCCCTACCCTTCGTATGGCCACGATTCAGGACCCAACGGATCGAAGTCTCCATTCTCCTACTCCTCGCTCTCTCACTCCGACTCTGTTTTCTACCAGCTGCTGCATCGGACGACGTTTATCGCTACATCTGGGAGGGAAACCTACTTCAGAAAGGAATAAGCCCCTATCTCGGCGTTGCGGATGACCCGATCTACGCCGACTACCGCGACGAAAACTGGGAGCAGATGAATAATCGCGACAAGCTTACAGCTTACCCGCCGCTCAGTATTGCGACCTTTACCTTGGTTAACCAATTCTCGCCGACGCCTCTCGGCTTTAAGATTGCAATGGTTGCCGTCGATCTAGCGATCTGCGCCTTGATACTGCTCTGGCTACACCGCCGAAGGCGTCCACTGCGATGGAGCTTATTCTACCTAGCGAACCCGGTCACACTGATCGCTTTTTCTGGAGAAGCCCACTTCGATGCACTCATGGTGCTATCCCTCGTCATCGGCATCATGGCGGCTGAGCGTCGTCGCTGGTGGATTGCTGGTATAGCCATCGGCTGCGCAGTCCAGTTCAAAATAATCGCCCTATTGCTCGTGCCCTTTCTCTTTTTACGTGGAGGCGTCCGGCCCGTTTTTGCGGTAGGTGCTGCTGCTACCATACCACTCTTATTCTTTATCTCAGACTTACCCAACCTCGCACAAGGCATCCTAGGTTTTGGGGCAGAGCGCAGTTTCAATGGGCTCATACACGATCTGTTGCATGACTTTCTAAATAATCGAGATTGGGCGAATCAGATCGTCGGCGTCTGCCTTTTGGTTGTGCTCGCTTACCGCTTTTTCCTCAGACCTAAGAGCTCTATCGACCAGCAATGGCTCTGGGCATGCGGCGCATTACTCGTGCTCAGTCCCACCTTTCATTTCTGGTACCTTACCTGGATTCTTCCCGTAGTCGCTGTCAGAGTAAGCCTGCCATGGTTGGCACTATGCGTGAGCCAAGGACTCTACTTCATAGTTTGGATTCACTTTGCTGAAGGGGCCCCATGGGACCTCCATCGCATAGAAACCACCCTACTTTGGAGTCCACTCTTCATCGGCTTTTTAATGATTACATGGGCCCGCTCACACTGGGCCAAAAAGAAAGCATCGATCATTAAGCGACAGGACAAACCACATGGCATCAGTGTCGTGATCCCGACCTTAAATGCGGCATCCACGCTTAAAGCAGCGATCACCTCAGTAAGCCAGTCCCAGCGACCACCGGACGAAATCATTGTCTGCGATGCAGACTCTCATGATGCAACAAGAGCAATCGCTAAAGAATTGGGCGCGAACGTGATTTCGACCCCACAAGGTCGCGGTAACCAGATCGCAGCCGGCATCCAGGCTTCACGATTCAACTCCATAGTCATACTACACGCCGATTGCCAACTACCCGCAAATGCGCTTACAGGGGTGGAACGCACGTTCACGTTGAATACTGAAATCGACGGCGGCTGCTTGGGCCAACGCTTCAACGACCAACGGCCAGCTCTCCTATGTGTCGAGGCGCTCAATGAACTCCGTGCCAGCGGCATGGGTATCGCATTCGGAGATCAAGTTCAATTCCTCCACCAGTCGCGCTTACAAAACCCCTACCCCGCACAGCCTCTGATGGAGGACATCGAGCTCAGTCTGGGCTTTGAGAATCCTGTCTATCTCGGCCACGAAGCCACCGTCTCCGCGACTAAATGGACCCCCGACAAATCCCAGCCGCGCTTCATCAAAGTCCTCTCTCTCGTGGCCCGCTACCACCTAGTACGGTGCTTCGGAGCACAACGCGCCCAGAAATACTCAGAAAGGCTCTACCAAGAATATTATAGCTGAGGCTTCTCAATCGTCTCGACGCGACGAAGTGCCTATGGCCTTACGCATTTCGTGGGTTAAAACCCACGCCTACCCTCGTGCGTCACTACGTGACTTCGAAAGCGATATTTCCTAAGCAACTTTTGCGTCAATATTTCATACCTCATTGAACGCTCCTGTAGAATAATCCGGGTGAGAATAAGGGCTATCGTAATGCTATAGCATCGGTGTTCACGCAAACCGAGTCGCGTAGTGACTGTCCGATTTGTAGCCGTGGGTTTCAACCCATGGTCCGATTATCATCCCCGCATCGCTTAGCGACGCATGAACCCGCGGCGATCAATCCCATAAATAGCGCTCATCATATGCAACGCCATGTTTCGTCAAAAACCGCACATATTCCTCTTGGAAGGTATGAGCCCGATGATGCTCCCGCTGCTTTTTGATATAGTCTACAACTTCCGGAATGTTTGATCGGCTTACGCTGAATGCACCGTAGCCATCCTGCCAAGCGAATGCCCTCATTTCCGGGAATACCTCATGAATCCACGCAGAGCTTCTTCCTTTGATGAGTTGTGCAATCTTGCTCGGCGCTAGGGTCGGCGACGCCGCCAATAGTAAATGAACATGATCCTCGACCCCACCAATCTGGATCGGAACCATTTTGTTCTCTTTAGCAATGCCTCCCAAATAAGCCCAAATTCGATGTTCGATTTGAGCAGAGATCCAACATTCACGATTTTTTGTAGAAAACACGAAATGGTAGTGCAGGCACGAATAAGTATTGGCCATACCCTCGCTCCTAGGTGGCAATTAAATGGAGTCCACAAAAAACGAACTCAAGCCAAGTAAGTGGACGTCAATCGTCGCGACGCGACGAAGCGCTTTGGAATATCAAGACCGTGGGTTAAAACCCACGGCTAAAGTCTTATGTCGTTACCCGACTCTTGAAACCGAAATCATAACCACGGGGCAATACCCGGACAATAGGATCGAGCATTTTGCACCTAAATCGAGGTATAACACTTCAACAACGCCTGCTGGCGGCGACGAAGCGCCGCCCTCCAAGACATCACTTGGTTGGCGAAAAAAACCTCCGATACGGCGAGGCACAGTTTGCGTGCGTTGAGCGATGGCGATAGCCATTACTTGGCTTGGGCTTTGGCACGCCCCGAAGCAATCGCTCTGGCGGTCACCCTACAAAACCTCACAATCGCTCACACTAGCCTGGCCAATAACCCAGCTATGTTCTGACCGGCCAACTATTTTAGAAAACTTGCTGATCATTCCTCCCCATACATAGGAATATCGCCAACTGGATTAATAAATAGTTTGCCTTCAGAATCAATTCTCAGATTATTGTCTGACGCCGTCTCAATCACAACAGACTCCCCATCGGCAATTTTAAACTTCGTTTCACCGCGCACATGAAACGGAACCTGGGGATTGGTGACACCTATGCCGACGTCTCCCTGCCGGTCTATAACCATAGCGCTTACATAGTCTTCAGAGTCGCTACCGACCAAAAAACCAATACCCCCATTCGCATCACCCTTTCATCCCTTCAATATTAAGGAACCATGGTTTCCCGTGTGCGCGAAAGGGTAAGAACCGGATAGTTTCGCATGCGTCGTGAATATCATTGGGTGATCAGGAATCGAATTGAAGTCATCTTCAGTTATCTGACTTTGCATACCAATATTCCCCCATGATTTATCTTTCGAAATTACGAGCGGCCCACCCGTTATTTTAGCCGAGTATTGACCGCCTAGATCTGTGCGAAAACCACCACTTACATGCAAGGTCTCGTGAGGATTGGTAAGACCGATAACCACATCTCCAGTGTTTCTTTCGATGACCATCGCACTAAAATAATCATTACCATCACCAATAAGGAAATCGATGCCGCCATTTCCGTTATTTTTTCTTCCCTTCAAAATTAAGGAACCATAATTTCCATAGTGCGCAAATGGATAAGTTCCTGAGGGAACAGCCTGAGTTGTGAAGATCATAGGATAATCTGGGATGGTTGAAAAATCGGATTCCGTGACCGTGGTCGAAAAACCGAGATTGCCCCAATTCCAACGCCCCTTGAAGAGCACATCGCCAGGACTTACCTCGAGGCTAATATCTCGGGACTCAGCAAGGGAATCCGCAAAATCTAGGGTTCCATTCACTAAGAGACCGTCTTCGATAGTCGCAGATTGTGCAACTGTAGTACAAACGAAGGTACCAAACAGAAAAAGCCGTTTCATGATGTTATGTTCTCCGAGCGATCAGAGGTTTCAAGTAGCTTTAAAAATAAAATTCCGAGTCGAAAGGCATTCGCTCAAAACAACCGCGCTCTCCAATCACCCCTCTTCCCGCAAAATCTCTAAGGGTGGGTGACTGGAGATACCTCGGCTATTCAACAATCCGGTGAGTAAAGTGAGCCCTGATACCGCAACGATGGTGGCTCCGCAGGTAAGCCAAGGGAGCGTCATCTCGATATTGAGGAGCCAGTATGCCAAACCGAGCGATCCAGCAATGGAGAGTAAGGTGCCGACAGTCGCCGCAACGGCCCCGACGAGTGCGTATTCAATCGCCATGATCCACCGCACCTGCCCACTTTGTGCGCCGAGGGTGCGTAATAAAATGCTTTCACGGACACGTTGATAGCGGCTCGTCGTGACAGCACTGGCTAACACTACAATGCCCGTCGCGATCGTAAATAGCGCCATGAAGCGGATAGCAAATGAGATCTTACTCACGATGCTCTCCAACGATTCCAAAATAACCTTCATATCCACCACAGATACATTGGGAAACACACGAAAAATGTCCCGCTGGAGCCGGGCCGTTGTTTCGACGTCTGGCGAACGCGTTACCGCGATCCACCAATGCGGTGCGGATTCCAAAACCCCTGTTGGAAAGGTAGCAAAAAAATTTGGACGCATTTGTCGCCAATCGACGGTGCGTAAACTGGAAACCTCCACTTCGACGGGAATACCCTGAACGTCGAACACCAGCGTGTCCCCCAAGGTCACTCCCAGGTCAGCTGCCATATCATCCTCGAGCGAGATGGGGACTGGCTGCTTCAGTCCGTCCCAGCTGGAGACGTAATTACCCGACTGCAGCGTCTCACTAGGTCCGAGCTCGCCACGATACGTATTCCGCCATTCGCGGTTGAGGATCCAGTTGTCGATTTCAGTATTTGGATCAGCCTTAATTTCAGCAACGGTCCTGTCCTTTACGGCCTGAAGCCGCATCGTCACGATCGGGGCGTCCTCGAAGATTTCCATACCTCCTTCATCAATGATATTGTAGAGATCCGGCCGTTGATCAGGTTGAATATCGAACATCAGCAAATTCGGCTGATCGGAATTCATTTGAATATCGCTTTGCTGTAGAAGCCCCGACTGGACCAGCGTGAGCGTAGACACAAGAAAGGTCCCCAGGCCGATGCTCACAATCAAGAAAGCAGTCCGATTCTGCGGCCGGTGGAGATTGGAAAATGCCTGCCGAAGCAAATAGTGTCGCGGACGCACCCACTGTTTGAGGGCTCGCTGAATCCCTACGGCGATACCCAGAAAAATGAGCAACACCAAACCGAGCACCCCTGCAAAAATCAGCCCGTGATACCATGGATCGGTTCGCAACGCGCAAAATCCCGCCAAGGCCAAGACGGTCAATACGATCCAGGGTCGCTGCAACGGATCGCGCTGATGGACCGTCGGTTGAATACTTGCCCGCAACGCTCTGAGCGGACTGATACGACGCAAGGGCAACAGCGGGTAAATTGCAAAGAGCAGCGCAATCAAAGCGCCGAAACCGACACCTGCCAATATGCTGGGGACATTGACAAAATACTCAATATCGACGGGCAACCAGTCTCCCAGCATACGCGGCAAGACCGTTTGAACGAGCACTCCAAGAAGCGCACCCATGGCGGCCCCTATCAGCGCGATTCCCATTACCTGAACCAAAAACACCTGGCTCGCCCAACCTGCCGAACTCCCCAGACACCGCAAAATTGCCACGGTGTCGCGCTTCTCCGTGAGGTAAGCCTGCACCGTCCCAGCGATCC harbors:
- a CDS encoding Rieske (2Fe-2S) protein — protein: MKRNQSWTRIGTLDTIPESEPHLVTVGERRLMVYRDGEHIRALDNRCPHMGFPLNKGEIKDGVVTCYWHHARFDGDSGCAFDLFADDIPVFDTRVDNDSVFIANSPRHTPDKAYYVKRLNKGMEQNIPIIIAKSVVGLLGLNVTIGELVELLTEFGQKNHENWSSGMTMVVMAANLWPRISPETRTYFLVEAARQLATDCQNRSSRRDRLSMNGNDADLERLRTWLKKWVQVRHRDGAERTLLTAAERVGVDGINELLADGVNDRFCSDTGHTFDFTNKALQLISMLEIDSAQKVLPVIIPEITRARGAEESSAWRSPIDLIELIKRHECELREIEAYRSNTEATLQKDFLTILLEDQPKKILGAILEQIKARVDPSLIAREIAHAAAIRLAHFPTSNDINDWFNPAHTLNFAHAVHCFILRAESQSFATLRGLLTAAMAVYLDRFLNIPAARLPTSERDMASLPNNVEALLKGLRACFDSTDTAIDAPRWAVRYLRLGHPESLLIDTITDITLREDLDFHKIQSIEAVAEESMLWPTGSSAKEHLYKGAIRYIAAHCPTRRSRSKIAQIAIRLQGREPIHKFEQLA
- a CDS encoding glycosyltransferase gives rise to the protein MISQRIVISTITVALIIVGTLGYSLITDSFDTASLIRVFLPILLGASGLALPFVWPRFRTQRIEVSILLLLALSLRLCFLPAAASDDVYRYIWEGNLLQKGISPYLGVADDPIYADYRDENWEQMNNRDKLTAYPPLSIATFTLVNQFSPTPLGFKIAMVAVDLAICALILLWLHRRRRPLRWSLFYLANPVTLIAFSGEAHFDALMVLSLVIGIMAAERRRWWIAGIAIGCAVQFKIIALLLVPFLFLRGGVRPVFAVGAAATIPLLFFISDLPNLAQGILGFGAERSFNGLIHDLLHDFLNNRDWANQIVGVCLLVVLAYRFFLRPKSSIDQQWLWACGALLVLSPTFHFWYLTWILPVVAVRVSLPWLALCVSQGLYFIVWIHFAEGAPWDLHRIETTLLWSPLFIGFLMITWARSHWAKKKASIIKRQDKPHGISVVIPTLNAASTLKAAITSVSQSQRPPDEIIVCDADSHDATRAIAKELGANVISTPQGRGNQIAAGIQASRFNSIVILHADCQLPANALTGVERTFTLNTEIDGGCLGQRFNDQRPALLCVEALNELRASGMGIAFGDQVQFLHQSRLQNPYPAQPLMEDIELSLGFENPVYLGHEATVSATKWTPDKSQPRFIKVLSLVARYHLVRCFGAQRAQKYSERLYQEYYS
- a CDS encoding ABC transporter permease gives rise to the protein MSYLWKTAWRDGRHHLRRLVLCALSIVFGVAAMVAIDSFVANVEVAIETEAKTLLGADLQVSSRTPFSSEAEAWIESLGGDQSREIRFSSMALFEEAEQTRLVQVRALSSGFPYYGEFETEPAGANPAATEEPVIVLDPVLMAQYELVLGDWVVLGNTRFEIIGELVKMPGESAFAGTFAPRAYISLAQLEETGLMGTGSIAFHRAYIHEPDLDTEAIRAYVKETFPDERINLDDIEERKESIGRPLTNLSRYLGLVGFIALLLGGVGIAGTVQAYLTEKRDTVAILRCLGSSAGWASQVFLVQVMGIALIGAAMGALLGVLVQTVLPRMLGDWLPVDIEYFVNVPSILAGVGFGALIALLFAIYPLLPLRRISPLRALRASIQPTVHQRDPLQRPWIVLTVLALAGFCALRTDPWYHGLIFAGVLGLVLLIFLGIAVGIQRALKQWVRPRHYLLRQAFSNLHRPQNRTAFLIVSIGLGTFLVSTLTLVQSGLLQQSDIQMNSDQPNLLMFDIQPDQRPDLYNIIDEGGMEIFEDAPIVTMRLQAVKDRTVAEIKADPNTEIDNWILNREWRNTYRGELGPSETLQSGNYVSSWDGLKQPVPISLEDDMAADLGVTLGDTLVFDVQGIPVEVEVSSLRTVDWRQMRPNFFATFPTGVLESAPHWWIAVTRSPDVETTARLQRDIFRVFPNVSVVDMKVILESLESIVSKISFAIRFMALFTIATGIVVLASAVTTSRYQRVRESILLRTLGAQSGQVRWIMAIEYALVGAVAATVGTLLSIAGSLGLAYWLLNIEMTLPWLTCGATIVAVSGLTLLTGLLNSRGISSHPPLEILREEG
- the efp gene encoding elongation factor P, giving the protein MASPTEIRKGRVMDYQGAPHLVLDMQHRTQGRQAGFVQVTLRNMNTGASTTNKFRTTETVEFMHTEQRKLEYSYKDADGYHFMDPDTYDDIIFDEAMVSEALDFMVEGKEYDITYVDDKPTSISLPASIEMKVVESPEGVRGDTASNVQKPATLETGLVVQVPLFIKEGEIIKINTESKAYVSRA
- the tnpA gene encoding IS200/IS605 family transposase, translating into MANTYSCLHYHFVFSTKNRECWISAQIEHRIWAYLGGIAKENKMVPIQIGGVEDHVHLLLAASPTLAPSKIAQLIKGRSSAWIHEVFPEMRAFAWQDGYGAFSVSRSNIPEVVDYIKKQREHHRAHTFQEEYVRFLTKHGVAYDERYLWD
- a CDS encoding NAD(P)H-dependent oxidoreductase; this translates as MKIHVISSSLSNESRSRSLAQSYHNYLKTHSIDGEVIDLRDINPPNFDHSEIYESRAYKEIHSKIDEADGVVFASPVYNWGCCAELKKLIEYVGSTPRDSSIRGAFFDKVVTFVNAAGLPHSYMAYTSLANSMMLDFKCIINPYNVYVHNRHWDGNDALINDAQKRIEKSAKVMAELTRLLQARTYRSNWEI